In Salinarimonas sp., a genomic segment contains:
- a CDS encoding formate dehydrogenase subunit gamma, whose amino-acid sequence MRISAQASAPARLLGALALALLLLASGFAFAQDEEARPEAFPEERGVYLNPDRAPVDDVGVLLRQLSDREMPEETLEGFTSYQNPALGFVTAADNRAWRDFRTVWTKWIHGLLIVLAVAAVLGLFFWRGSQGYERDPQGRRVPRFRFLDRVVHWTTAISFVLLALTGLNFVFGRQLIQPWAGDAAFGALSQGALLVHNQLGFAFLIGIVAMAGLWVQDNLFNRVDRDWLRQAGGLPSGRHVPAEKFNAGQKIIFWVSILGGLALGISGILLMLPISTVGMGWMQILHGAHTIVAALLIAVIIGHAYLGSVGVNGSFDAMWKGDVDRQWAKTHHPLWIEKLEREPGRKAEAPRAEPAE is encoded by the coding sequence ATGAGGATCTCCGCGCAAGCCTCTGCGCCGGCGCGCCTTCTCGGCGCACTCGCGCTCGCCCTCCTGCTGCTGGCCTCCGGGTTCGCGTTCGCGCAGGACGAGGAGGCCCGCCCCGAGGCCTTCCCGGAGGAGCGCGGCGTTTATCTCAACCCGGACCGCGCCCCCGTCGACGACGTCGGCGTCCTCCTGCGACAGCTCAGCGACCGCGAGATGCCGGAGGAGACCCTCGAGGGCTTCACCTCCTACCAGAACCCCGCGCTCGGCTTCGTCACCGCCGCCGACAACCGCGCCTGGCGCGATTTCCGCACGGTCTGGACGAAATGGATCCACGGCCTCCTCATCGTGCTCGCGGTCGCGGCGGTGCTCGGCCTGTTCTTCTGGCGCGGATCGCAGGGCTACGAGCGCGATCCGCAGGGCCGGCGCGTGCCGCGCTTCCGCTTCCTCGACCGCGTCGTGCACTGGACGACGGCGATCTCCTTCGTCCTCCTGGCGCTGACCGGGCTCAACTTCGTCTTCGGCCGGCAGCTGATCCAGCCCTGGGCGGGCGATGCCGCCTTCGGCGCGCTCTCCCAGGGCGCGCTCCTCGTCCACAACCAGCTCGGCTTCGCCTTCCTGATCGGCATCGTCGCCATGGCGGGGCTGTGGGTGCAGGACAACCTGTTCAACCGCGTCGACCGGGACTGGCTGCGCCAGGCCGGCGGCCTGCCGTCGGGCCGGCACGTCCCGGCGGAGAAGTTCAACGCCGGCCAGAAGATCATCTTCTGGGTCTCCATCCTGGGCGGCCTCGCCCTGGGGATCTCGGGCATCCTCCTGATGCTGCCGATCTCGACCGTCGGCATGGGGTGGATGCAGATCCTCCACGGCGCCCACACGATCGTCGCCGCGCTGCTGATCGCCGTCATCATCGGCCACGCCTACCTCGGCTCGGTCGGTGTCAACGGCTCCTTCGACGCCATGTGGAAGGGCGACGTCGACCGGCAATGGGCGAAGACCCACCACCCCCTCTGGATCGAGAAGCTCGAGCGCGAGCCCGGCCGGAAGGCCGAAGCGCCCCGCGCCGAGCCGGCCGAATAG
- a CDS encoding MBL fold metallo-hydrolase, protein MSDEPLAIARPFLMPLMSTAYLVRAGADVVVVDAGLPQTAPALIRAVARFGTPRAILVTHAHYDHVGGAAALAAATGARVHASDHEADEMARGHAGARFEGKRNIRGLIFTPFVRLERNRTVPPVIDCARVRDGDLLPIGEGVRVVALPGHTIGQVGYLFEGTGDFFVGDAFASIVRPGRPPWHEDEAAELASLRRIAGLSWSRLHPGHGGPVERPAFERFLARLPKEPRRG, encoded by the coding sequence ATGTCCGACGAACCCCTCGCCATCGCGAGACCCTTCCTGATGCCGCTGATGTCGACGGCCTATCTCGTACGCGCCGGAGCGGACGTCGTCGTCGTCGACGCCGGCCTGCCGCAGACGGCGCCGGCGCTGATCCGCGCCGTCGCCCGCTTCGGGACGCCGCGCGCGATCCTCGTCACGCACGCCCATTACGACCATGTCGGCGGCGCCGCGGCCCTGGCCGCCGCCACCGGCGCGCGGGTCCACGCCTCCGATCACGAGGCCGACGAGATGGCGCGCGGGCACGCCGGCGCGCGCTTCGAGGGCAAGCGCAACATCCGCGGCCTGATCTTCACGCCCTTCGTCCGGCTCGAGCGCAACCGCACCGTCCCGCCGGTGATTGACTGCGCGCGCGTGCGCGACGGCGACCTGCTGCCGATCGGGGAGGGGGTGCGCGTCGTCGCGCTGCCCGGCCACACCATCGGGCAGGTGGGCTACCTCTTCGAGGGCACGGGCGATTTCTTCGTCGGCGACGCCTTCGCCAGCATCGTGCGTCCCGGCCGCCCGCCCTGGCACGAGGACGAGGCGGCGGAGCTCGCGAGCCTGAGGCGGATCGCAGGCCTTTCCTGGTCGCGGCTCCACCCCGGCCATGGCGGGCCGGTCGAGCGGCCCGCCTTCGAGCGCTTCCTGGCGAGGCTCCCGAAGGAGCCGCGCCGCGGCTGA
- a CDS encoding methyltransferase domain-containing protein, with protein MTAPKSTSAALLRNPELLDEEQFYGEDPLAKRDTGHYKAEYVKTFVEKWDELIDWDARAESEGDFFIDVLRSRGKHKILDVACGTGFHSVRLTQAGFDVTSVDGNAAMLAQAFENAKARNLIPKLVQADWRWLNRDIQGKYDAIICLGNSFTHIHDEADRRRALAEFYAALKHDGILIIDQRNYDAILDQGFTTKHKFYYCGDQVSAEPEYVDDGLARFKYTFPDKSEYTLNMFPLRKAYMRRLLEEAGFQRIRTYGDFQETFEDTEPDFLVHVADKAFMRASTTPPTPQIATQPSVSRVTEDYYDSPEADNFYFNIWGGEDIHIGLYEHTSDIKEASRRTVEAMADRLETLSDRSRILDIGAGYGGSARYLAKTRGCDVICLNISEAQNDTNRFLNRRQGLAKLVSVVHGSFEDIPRPDASCDIVWSQDAILHSGDREKVFEEVRRVLRPGGEFVFTDPMQADDVPPGVLQPVYDRIHLRSLGSFGFYKELAESLGFETVSLEDRTSNLRTHYSRVGEELRSRYDEIVEVSSSAFVDRMLVGLDNWVKAADSGWLAWGVLHFRKK; from the coding sequence ATGACCGCGCCGAAATCGACGAGCGCCGCGCTGCTCCGCAACCCGGAGCTTCTGGATGAGGAGCAGTTCTACGGCGAGGATCCGCTGGCGAAGCGCGATACCGGCCATTACAAGGCCGAGTACGTGAAGACCTTCGTCGAGAAGTGGGACGAGCTGATCGACTGGGACGCGCGCGCGGAGAGCGAGGGCGACTTCTTCATCGACGTGCTGCGCTCGCGCGGCAAGCACAAGATCCTCGACGTCGCCTGCGGCACGGGCTTCCATTCGGTGCGCCTGACCCAGGCCGGGTTCGACGTCACCTCGGTGGACGGCAACGCCGCCATGCTGGCCCAGGCCTTCGAGAACGCCAAGGCCCGCAACCTGATCCCGAAGCTGGTCCAGGCCGACTGGCGCTGGCTCAATCGGGACATCCAGGGCAAGTACGACGCCATCATCTGCCTGGGCAACTCGTTCACGCACATCCACGACGAGGCCGACCGGCGCCGGGCGCTGGCCGAGTTCTACGCCGCGCTCAAGCACGACGGCATCCTGATCATCGACCAGCGCAACTACGACGCCATCCTGGACCAGGGCTTCACGACGAAGCACAAGTTCTACTATTGCGGCGACCAAGTCTCGGCCGAGCCGGAATACGTCGACGACGGCCTGGCCCGGTTCAAGTACACCTTCCCCGACAAGAGCGAGTACACGCTCAACATGTTCCCGCTCCGGAAGGCCTATATGCGCCGCCTGCTCGAGGAGGCGGGCTTCCAGCGCATCCGCACCTACGGCGACTTCCAGGAGACCTTCGAGGACACGGAGCCGGACTTCCTCGTCCACGTGGCCGACAAGGCCTTCATGCGCGCGAGCACGACCCCGCCGACGCCGCAGATCGCGACCCAGCCGTCGGTCAGCCGCGTGACGGAGGATTATTACGACAGCCCCGAGGCGGACAATTTCTACTTCAACATCTGGGGCGGCGAGGACATCCATATCGGGCTCTACGAGCACACCTCCGACATCAAGGAGGCGAGCCGGCGCACGGTCGAGGCCATGGCGGACCGGCTGGAGACGCTCAGCGACCGCTCGCGCATCCTCGACATCGGCGCCGGTTACGGCGGCTCGGCGCGCTACCTCGCCAAGACGCGCGGCTGCGACGTGATCTGCCTCAACATCTCCGAGGCGCAGAACGACACGAACCGCTTCCTCAACCGCCGCCAGGGCCTCGCCAAGCTGGTGAGCGTCGTGCACGGCTCCTTCGAGGACATCCCGCGCCCGGACGCCTCCTGCGACATCGTCTGGTCCCAGGACGCGATCCTGCATTCGGGCGACCGCGAGAAGGTGTTCGAGGAGGTCCGTCGCGTGCTGCGCCCGGGCGGCGAGTTCGTCTTCACCGATCCGATGCAGGCGGACGACGTGCCGCCGGGCGTGCTCCAGCCGGTCTACGACCGCATCCACCTGCGCTCGCTCGGCTCCTTCGGCTTCTACAAGGAGCTGGCCGAGAGCCTCGGCTTCGAGACGGTGTCGCTCGAGGACCGCACCTCCAACCTGCGCACGCATTACAGCCGCGTCGGCGAGGAGCTGCGGTCGCGCTACGACGAGATCGTGGAGGTGTCCTCCTCGGCCTTCGTCGACCGCATGCTGGTGGGCCTCGACAATTGGGTGAAGGCGGCCGATTCCGGCTGGCTCGCCTGGGGGGTGCTGCACTTCCGCAAAAAGTGA
- the yajC gene encoding preprotein translocase subunit YajC yields the protein MITPAYAQAAGAGGGDIFLQLVPFILIFVIMWFLIIRPQQKRVKAHQEMVKSLRRGDNVVTSGGLVGKISKVVDDGEIEVEIADGVRVRVVRAMVTEVRSKSEPVKIDK from the coding sequence GTGATCACTCCAGCTTACGCACAGGCCGCGGGAGCGGGCGGCGGGGACATCTTCCTCCAGCTCGTCCCCTTCATCCTGATCTTCGTCATCATGTGGTTCCTGATCATCCGCCCGCAGCAGAAGCGGGTGAAGGCGCATCAAGAGATGGTGAAGAGCCTGCGCCGGGGCGACAACGTGGTGACGTCGGGCGGTCTCGTCGGCAAGATCTCGAAGGTCGTCGACGACGGCGAGATCGAGGTGGAAATCGCCGACGGCGTGCGCGTTCGCGTCGTGCGCGCCATGGTCACCGAGGTCCGCTCGAAGAGCGAGCCCGTGAAGATCGACAAGTAA
- the secD gene encoding protein translocase subunit SecD: MLRFKTSTTIAILVAVAFGMLLAMPNLLSQGQRDALAEATPGFVPSFLVPTQGVVLGLDLQGGSHVLLQVDIAELMRREAQNLRDQVRQALRETRTPLEGGIQMTSRGVQLRVPDAAARAQLMPLLNELEIPVENAVLGQAGNAVEVTEGPDGLITALYTEAGVTERVNRAVAQTIEVLRRRVDALGTTEPNIQRQGEDRVLVQVPGLQDPERLKAILGETAQLEFRFLANPGDSDVEMLPSQDLGGEPVSVERQIIVGGEDLTDAQPAFDPQTNEPVVNFRFNVSGAQRFGEATTRNVGRQLAIVLDDEVISAPRIQSPITGGSGQISGRFSVQEANDLSVLLRAGALPARLTIVEERTVGPGLGADSIRAGVTAAIVGAIAVVAFMIVSYGFFGLLATVSLTVNVILILGLLSALGATLTLPGIAGIVLTIGMAVDSNVLIFERIREEERVGRSAASALDTGFSRALATILDANLTTLIAAAVLFFLGTGPVRGFAVTLSLGIITTVFTAYTLTRLMVATWFRVKRPKKLAV, encoded by the coding sequence ATGTTGCGCTTCAAGACATCGACCACCATCGCCATTCTGGTGGCGGTCGCCTTCGGCATGCTGCTGGCGATGCCCAACCTGCTCAGCCAGGGGCAGCGCGACGCGCTGGCCGAGGCCACCCCCGGCTTCGTCCCCTCCTTCCTGGTGCCGACGCAGGGGGTCGTGCTCGGCCTCGACCTGCAGGGGGGCTCGCACGTCCTGCTCCAGGTCGACATCGCCGAATTGATGCGTCGCGAGGCCCAGAACCTGCGCGACCAGGTGCGTCAGGCCCTGCGCGAGACCCGCACGCCGCTCGAGGGCGGCATCCAGATGACGTCGCGGGGCGTGCAGCTGCGCGTGCCCGACGCCGCCGCCCGCGCGCAGCTGATGCCGCTCCTGAACGAGCTCGAGATCCCCGTCGAGAACGCGGTCCTGGGCCAGGCCGGCAACGCGGTCGAGGTGACGGAGGGGCCCGACGGGCTCATCACCGCTCTCTACACCGAGGCCGGCGTCACAGAGCGGGTGAACCGCGCGGTGGCCCAGACCATCGAGGTCCTGCGCCGGCGCGTCGACGCGCTCGGCACCACCGAGCCCAACATCCAGCGCCAGGGCGAGGACCGCGTCCTCGTCCAGGTGCCGGGCCTGCAGGATCCCGAGCGGCTCAAGGCGATTCTCGGCGAGACCGCCCAGCTCGAGTTCCGCTTCCTCGCCAATCCCGGCGACAGCGACGTCGAGATGCTGCCCTCGCAGGATCTCGGCGGCGAGCCCGTCTCGGTCGAGCGCCAGATCATCGTCGGCGGCGAGGACCTCACCGACGCCCAGCCCGCCTTCGACCCGCAGACCAACGAGCCCGTCGTCAACTTCCGCTTCAACGTGTCGGGCGCCCAGCGCTTCGGCGAGGCGACGACGCGCAATGTCGGCCGCCAGCTCGCAATCGTGCTCGACGACGAAGTGATCTCCGCCCCGCGCATCCAGTCGCCGATCACCGGCGGCTCGGGCCAGATCTCCGGTCGGTTCTCTGTCCAGGAGGCGAACGATCTCTCCGTGCTGCTGCGCGCCGGCGCGCTGCCCGCGCGGCTCACCATCGTCGAGGAGCGCACCGTCGGGCCCGGCCTCGGCGCCGATTCGATCCGCGCCGGCGTGACCGCCGCGATCGTGGGCGCCATCGCCGTCGTCGCCTTCATGATCGTGTCCTACGGCTTCTTCGGCCTGCTCGCGACGGTCTCGCTGACGGTCAACGTCATCCTGATCCTCGGCCTGCTCTCGGCGCTCGGCGCGACGCTGACGCTGCCGGGCATCGCCGGCATCGTGCTCACGATCGGCATGGCGGTCGATTCGAACGTCCTGATCTTCGAGCGCATCCGCGAGGAGGAGCGCGTCGGGCGATCGGCGGCCTCCGCCCTCGACACGGGCTTCTCGCGCGCGCTCGCCACCATCCTCGACGCCAACCTGACGACGCTGATCGCCGCCGCGGTGCTGTTCTTCCTCGGCACGGGGCCGGTGCGCGGCTTCGCCGTGACCCTGTCGCTGGGCATCATCACGACCGTCTTCACCGCCTACACCCTCACGCGCCTGATGGTCGCGACCTGGTTCCGGGTCAAGCGGCCGAAGAAGCTCGCGGTCTGA
- the secF gene encoding protein translocase subunit SecF, with amino-acid sequence MWLVRYIPTETKYEFMQWRRWSFPLSALLSVLCVLAFFALGMNFGIDFRGGTLVELQSREGPANLSAIREEANTLGFGQVEVQEFGAPTDVSLRVQLQEARDDLTEEQVQQQVVADLRAAFEDAYEFRRVEVVGPRVSGELVQSGTLGVVFAIFGVLVYLWFRFEWHFAVGAVIATLHDLVLTIGFFAITQIEFNMTSIAAILTILGYSLNDTVVVYDRIRETLRKYKKLTIHQVLDAAINATLSRTILTGVTTFLALIALAILGGEIIKGFAYAMIFGLVVGTYSSVFIAAPILIYLGVRPSSEIADSEAAQAMAAE; translated from the coding sequence ATGTGGCTCGTCCGCTACATCCCGACCGAGACCAAATACGAGTTCATGCAATGGCGCCGCTGGAGCTTCCCGCTCTCGGCGCTGCTCTCGGTCCTGTGCGTCCTCGCCTTCTTCGCGCTGGGCATGAATTTCGGCATCGACTTCCGCGGCGGCACGCTCGTCGAGCTGCAATCGCGCGAGGGGCCGGCGAATCTGTCGGCCATCCGCGAGGAGGCGAACACGCTCGGCTTCGGCCAGGTCGAGGTGCAGGAATTCGGCGCGCCGACCGACGTCTCGCTGCGCGTCCAGCTCCAGGAGGCGCGGGACGACCTCACCGAGGAGCAGGTCCAGCAGCAGGTCGTCGCCGACCTGCGCGCCGCCTTCGAGGACGCGTACGAGTTCCGCCGCGTCGAGGTGGTGGGCCCGCGCGTCTCCGGCGAGCTCGTCCAGTCCGGCACGCTCGGCGTCGTCTTCGCCATCTTCGGCGTGCTGGTCTATCTCTGGTTCCGCTTCGAGTGGCACTTCGCGGTGGGCGCCGTCATCGCCACCCTGCACGACCTCGTCCTGACGATCGGCTTCTTCGCCATCACCCAGATCGAGTTCAACATGACCTCGATCGCCGCGATCCTCACCATCCTCGGCTACTCGCTCAACGACACGGTCGTGGTCTACGACCGCATCCGCGAGACGCTGCGCAAGTACAAGAAGCTGACCATCCATCAGGTGCTCGACGCCGCGATCAACGCCACGCTCTCGCGCACGATCCTCACCGGCGTCACCACCTTCCTCGCGCTGATCGCGCTGGCGATTCTCGGCGGCGAGATCATCAAGGGCTTCGCCTACGCGATGATCTTCGGCCTCGTGGTGGGCACCTATTCCTCGGTGTTCATCGCCGCGCCGATCCTGATCTATCTCGGCGTGCGCCCGTCGAGCGAGATCGCCGATTCGGAGGCCGCCCAGGCCATGGCCGCGGAGTGA
- a CDS encoding MTH938/NDUFAF3 family protein: MPADKPHRAPLHDGFVPGRHAIDAYGGGGFRFADMSHVGSLLALPSGVHAWKGVTTPRDLTLDAFAPVLEEASEIELLLVGVGADLVHLQESVLWGLREAGLRVEVMQTGAAARTYTILLGENRRVAAALLAVG, encoded by the coding sequence ATGCCGGCGGACAAGCCCCACCGAGCGCCTCTGCACGACGGCTTCGTCCCCGGGCGTCACGCCATAGACGCCTATGGCGGCGGCGGCTTCCGCTTCGCGGACATGTCGCACGTGGGCTCGCTCCTGGCGCTGCCCTCCGGCGTCCACGCCTGGAAGGGCGTGACGACGCCGCGGGATTTGACGCTCGACGCCTTCGCCCCAGTTCTCGAGGAGGCGTCGGAAATCGAGCTCCTCCTCGTCGGCGTGGGCGCCGATCTCGTCCACCTCCAGGAGAGCGTGCTCTGGGGCCTGCGCGAGGCGGGGCTGCGCGTCGAGGTCATGCAGACCGGCGCCGCGGCGCGGACCTACACGATCCTGCTCGGCGAGAACCGGCGCGTCGCGGCCGCCCTCCTCGCGGTGGGCTAG
- a CDS encoding IS110 family transposase, which produces MRICVGIDAAKGTHWAVAVDGEGRVVLDRAVENDPDAIDALVGELRALGREVVIGLDVVGSFARFLEAVLLAEGFALVHTPGIAVNRAGQGFSGGERKSDPRDARTIADLVRTRDLRPILPDDDTLVALRLKVGRRRELIQDQTRRISRLRGLLCGIHPGLERTLDLTCKGPLALLTRYVTPSEIRRAGKPRLLAHLKRTPHLHGTDALVDRALEAARAQKIVVPGEAPTAELIRELANEALEARARIVRIERDLEGLLADHPDGALIRSLPGMGAVLAAEFIACVGDIRRFGSADALASAAGLAPVQRQSGKRAGWRRAYGGDKALKRVFYQSAFCAVTTKDPLSKAFYDRKRREGKHHTQALIALARRRVTVIWTMLQRREAFDPDRKAA; this is translated from the coding sequence ATGAGGATATGCGTCGGCATCGATGCCGCGAAGGGCACGCATTGGGCGGTGGCGGTCGACGGCGAGGGCCGGGTCGTTCTCGACCGCGCGGTCGAGAACGACCCGGACGCGATCGACGCGCTGGTCGGGGAGCTTCGCGCGCTCGGGCGAGAGGTGGTGATCGGGCTCGACGTCGTGGGCTCCTTCGCCCGCTTCCTCGAAGCGGTCCTGCTGGCCGAGGGCTTTGCCCTCGTGCACACGCCCGGCATCGCGGTGAACCGCGCCGGCCAGGGCTTCTCGGGGGGCGAACGCAAGTCCGACCCGCGGGATGCGCGCACCATCGCGGACCTGGTGCGCACCCGCGATCTGCGCCCGATCCTGCCGGACGACGACACGCTCGTCGCGCTCCGGCTGAAGGTCGGTCGCCGGCGCGAGCTGATCCAGGATCAGACGCGGCGCATCTCCCGCCTGCGTGGACTTCTGTGCGGCATCCACCCCGGCCTCGAACGGACGCTGGACCTCACCTGCAAGGGGCCGCTGGCCCTGCTCACGCGCTACGTCACGCCGTCCGAGATCCGACGCGCCGGAAAACCCCGCCTGCTCGCGCATCTGAAGAGGACGCCGCACCTGCACGGGACGGACGCCCTCGTCGATCGCGCGCTGGAGGCCGCCCGGGCGCAGAAGATCGTCGTGCCGGGCGAGGCGCCTACGGCCGAACTGATCCGCGAGCTTGCAAACGAGGCACTCGAGGCGCGCGCCAGGATCGTCCGGATCGAGCGCGATCTCGAAGGCTTGCTCGCCGACCACCCTGACGGCGCCCTCATCCGTTCGCTGCCGGGGATGGGGGCGGTCCTCGCGGCAGAGTTCATCGCTTGCGTCGGCGACATCCGGCGCTTCGGGTCGGCCGACGCGCTGGCTTCCGCTGCCGGTCTCGCGCCCGTCCAGCGCCAGTCCGGAAAGCGCGCAGGCTGGCGGCGCGCCTACGGCGGCGACAAGGCCCTCAAGCGCGTCTTTTACCAGAGCGCCTTCTGCGCCGTCACGACCAAAGACCCTCTCTCCAAGGCCTTCTACGACCGCAAGCGACGCGAAGGAAAGCACCACACCCAGGCCCTCATCGCACTCGCAAGGCGCCGCGTCACCGTGATCTGGACCATGCTTCAGCGCCGCGAAGCCTTCGATCCCGATCGAAAAGCTGCTTGA
- a CDS encoding phytoene/squalene synthase family protein, with translation MSEADTADEAPRPGASALGEDAAAHARECERIVYTDDRDRYLATLFAPADKRPGLFALYAFAVEVARIPARVSEPLPGEIRLQWWRDALEGARVEEARANPVFAALDETIARYSLPRAALLALVEARIQDLYEDPLATVNDLEGYAGETASVLMRLASLILAEGADPGHVDAAGHGGVAYAVTGLMRAFPWHVRRGQLYVPPVESLARHGLTREKALAGEGGLALAAALQDMRALARRHLAQARADLAGAPAAIKPAFLPLALVEPALKRMDRPDYDPYRSVIEVPQWRRQLALWWAARRM, from the coding sequence GTGAGCGAGGCGGACACAGCGGACGAGGCCCCCCGTCCGGGCGCGAGCGCGCTCGGGGAGGACGCCGCGGCGCATGCCCGCGAATGCGAGCGAATCGTCTACACGGACGACCGGGACCGCTATCTCGCGACCCTCTTCGCCCCCGCCGACAAGCGCCCGGGCCTGTTCGCCCTCTACGCCTTCGCCGTCGAGGTCGCCCGCATTCCCGCGCGCGTCAGCGAGCCCCTGCCCGGCGAGATCCGCCTGCAATGGTGGCGCGACGCGCTGGAGGGCGCGCGCGTCGAGGAGGCCCGCGCCAACCCGGTCTTCGCCGCCCTCGACGAGACCATCGCGCGCTATTCCCTGCCGCGCGCGGCCCTCCTCGCGCTGGTCGAGGCCCGCATCCAAGACCTCTACGAGGACCCGCTCGCCACCGTGAACGATCTCGAGGGCTATGCCGGCGAGACCGCCTCCGTGCTGATGCGCCTCGCGAGCCTGATCCTGGCGGAGGGCGCCGATCCCGGCCACGTCGACGCCGCCGGCCACGGCGGGGTCGCCTACGCCGTCACGGGGCTGATGCGCGCCTTCCCCTGGCACGTCCGGCGCGGGCAGCTCTACGTTCCGCCCGTGGAGAGCCTCGCGCGCCACGGGCTGACGCGGGAGAAGGCGCTCGCGGGGGAGGGGGGGCTCGCGCTCGCCGCCGCGCTGCAGGACATGCGCGCGCTGGCCCGCCGGCATCTGGCGCAGGCCCGCGCCGACCTCGCCGGCGCGCCCGCCGCCATCAAGCCCGCCTTCCTGCCGCTCGCGCTGGTCGAGCCCGCGCTGAAGCGCATGGATCGGCCCGATTACGATCCCTACCGAAGCGTGATCGAGGTCCCCCAATGGCGCCGCCAGCTCGCTTTGTGGTGGGCCGCGCGGCGGATGTGA
- a CDS encoding IS110 family transposase, producing MKEFSAIGIDTSKAHFAVSGADASGREVWRESGTPARMKKKLSALAPTLIGIEACRGAHLLARELVAMGHDARIVPPQLAKPFVGRNKNDAADARAICRAVREPDTTFVPIKSEAQQAAAMLVDHRRALQARRTEIGNRVRGYAAELGIVAPQGARYIPTILGEILARTDLPTHARLVFEDLADEWERLGPRVAAAEAALVKAARASEACRRLMEVPCVGPVVAWRTMVAVGDPRRFRSGRAFAGWLGLTPRDHTTANRQRLGAITRAGDMALRADLVCAATALLQQVKRRGEEACGGGRLVAWAARLLPKKKFKEVAVALANRVARILWKLLASGARFDRDHGPALEPLEAAA from the coding sequence ATGAAGGAGTTTAGCGCGATCGGCATCGACACGTCCAAGGCTCATTTCGCGGTGTCCGGCGCGGACGCGTCGGGCCGGGAGGTCTGGCGCGAGAGCGGGACGCCGGCGCGGATGAAGAAGAAGCTTTCGGCGCTTGCGCCGACGCTGATCGGGATCGAGGCGTGCCGGGGCGCGCACCTTCTCGCGCGCGAGCTCGTCGCCATGGGCCACGACGCGCGCATCGTGCCGCCCCAGCTCGCCAAGCCCTTCGTCGGGCGCAACAAGAACGACGCCGCCGACGCCCGGGCGATCTGCCGGGCCGTGCGGGAGCCGGACACGACCTTCGTGCCGATCAAGAGCGAGGCGCAGCAGGCGGCCGCCATGCTCGTCGACCACCGGCGGGCGCTCCAGGCGCGCCGAACCGAGATCGGCAACCGCGTTCGCGGCTACGCCGCCGAGCTCGGGATCGTGGCTCCGCAGGGCGCCCGATACATCCCCACGATCCTCGGCGAGATCCTCGCCCGCACGGACCTGCCGACGCACGCGCGGCTCGTCTTCGAGGATCTCGCCGACGAATGGGAGCGCCTCGGCCCGCGGGTCGCGGCCGCGGAGGCCGCGCTCGTGAAGGCGGCGCGGGCGAGCGAGGCCTGCCGCCGGCTGATGGAGGTGCCCTGCGTCGGCCCGGTCGTGGCCTGGCGCACGATGGTGGCGGTGGGCGATCCGCGGCGCTTCCGCTCGGGACGCGCCTTCGCCGGCTGGCTCGGGCTCACTCCGCGCGACCACACCACCGCCAACAGGCAGCGCCTCGGCGCCATCACCCGCGCGGGCGACATGGCGCTCAGGGCCGATCTCGTCTGCGCGGCGACGGCGCTGCTCCAGCAGGTGAAGCGCCGCGGCGAGGAGGCCTGCGGCGGCGGGCGGCTCGTCGCCTGGGCGGCGCGGCTCCTGCCCAAGAAGAAGTTCAAGGAGGTCGCGGTCGCGCTGGCCAACCGGGTGGCGCGGATCCTGTGGAAGCTCCTCGCCTCCGGCGCGCGCTTCGACCGCGATCACGGCCCGGCCCTCGAGCCGCTGGAGGCCGCGGCGTGA
- a CDS encoding flavin reductase family protein translates to MRPASPAAAARDATASLESSPLVADFKRAMRLVGAQVCIVAAGRGESLTGMTLTSLASLSLSPPAVTLAVAKSASIHPVLAETRRFGVSGLTCAHAALADRFAGRDGSKGAERFSMGDWTALDSGAPLLADAAFGIDCVVDSLVDWRTHSIVVGRVLAIDVRGGESLMYREGGYCAARGL, encoded by the coding sequence ATGCGCCCCGCCTCCCCCGCCGCCGCCGCGCGCGACGCGACCGCCTCGCTCGAATCCTCGCCGCTCGTAGCCGATTTCAAGCGAGCCATGCGCCTCGTCGGCGCGCAGGTCTGCATCGTCGCCGCCGGGCGCGGCGAGAGCCTCACCGGCATGACGCTGACCTCGCTCGCCTCGCTGTCGCTCTCCCCGCCCGCGGTGACGCTGGCGGTGGCCAAGAGCGCCTCGATTCATCCCGTGCTGGCCGAGACGCGCCGCTTCGGCGTGAGCGGGCTCACCTGCGCCCATGCCGCGCTCGCCGACCGCTTCGCCGGCCGCGACGGCTCGAAGGGCGCCGAGCGCTTCTCGATGGGCGACTGGACGGCGCTCGACAGCGGCGCCCCGCTCCTCGCCGACGCGGCCTTCGGGATCGACTGCGTGGTGGATTCGCTGGTGGACTGGCGCACGCATTCGATCGTCGTCGGCCGGGTGCTGGCGATCGACGTGCGCGGGGGCGAGAGCCTGATGTATCGCGAGGGCGGCTATTGCGCGGCCCGGGGGCTGTGA